The stretch of DNA AGGACGAATGATGCAAGGTAAAAAAGGAATAGGAAGATATTCAGCATCTATTATTGGTGACGACTTAGTGTTGCAAACGATTGATGAAACAGGCGACTTAACAACATTGTATTTGATTTGGGAACATTTTCAAAATGCTCAATACTTATCTGATGTTGATGTGTTAATTGAAAATTTTACAACTAAGCAAAAGAGTGGAACAGAAATAATTATTGTAGGTGATGAAAGCCATTTGAATGATTGGAACATTAAACAAATTCAAAATCTAAAATTCGAGTTAAAAAAATTAATTCCACCAATTGACAAAAAAGAACACAAAATTGAAAGTGATACTGATAATTTTAAAATCAGCTTAAAGCTTGGAAATTTCCCTTATGAGGGCTATTCAAACCTCACAGAAGATATTGAGCCGTATCCGCTATTTGATTTGTTTGATTACAGAGTAACAGGCACAGTATCAAAAGAAGGAATTGCCAAATTAAAATTTGAAAATAAACGAGTTAAAAACTCACCTATTGAAATAATCAAAGAGTTTAAAGTTCTTCTAAATCAAGACAAGAATAAAAATGCAGAAGCATATTGCGGAGAAGTAAAAATAGATTTTAGGGTTTTTGACAGAGATCCGAGTTCAATTGATGGACTTATTGAAAGAGGATTGAAAGACCCAATAACTGGTGAGTATGTTGGGAGACGAGAAGCAAGAATTATTTTAGATACTTTCAATGGTATTGGAGTTTATAGAAATGGATTTAGGCTTAGGCCGCTTGGAGATGCTGGTTACGATTGGCTTTCGCTTGACAACGAGAGGGTTCAAAACCCTTCCTTGAAAATTGGTTGCGACCAAGTAATTGGATTCATTCACATCGAATCTGAAGAGAAATCTAAACTTGAAGAAAAGGCGGCACGAGACGGAATAAAAGAAACTGCTGAATATTTTGGACTAAAAGAAATTGTTAAACAGGTTTTAAAGGAACTTGAAAACAGACGATTCATTTACAGACAAAGTGTTGGACTTGGACGAAGCAACAGGGACTTGAGTGAGAAAATAAATGGATTATATAATTTCAAAGACCTAAAAGAGAAAATCAATAAAGAGTTAGACAATCTTGGAATTGAGGAAAAGAAGAAGGAGAAAATCAACAAGATAATTTCTGAAAAAGAGGAAAAGAACAACAAAATTGCGGATGAATTAAAACAGGCAATTGCTTTATATCAAGGTCAGGCAACAGTCGGAAAAATTATCAATATCGTTTTACACGAAGGGCGAAAACCTCTAGGGTATTTTAAAAATCAAATACCATTAATTAATGAATGGAAGGAAGAATTGGTAACACATTACGACCAAAATACTCTTGACAAAATTCTAAACCGACTTTCGGTAATTGATGAGCAGACTAATATTTTCATAAAACTATTCGGCAAA from Bacteroidota bacterium encodes:
- a CDS encoding sensor histidine kinase gives rise to the protein MSENTKIKDGFYKIRPAGRHIITIGRDLIKDKYAAIVELVKNAYDADSPNCTISLLPFEKGNTKGIRVIVKDEGHGMTFETVTDKWMVPSTDDKLKREISPKGRMMQGKKGIGRYSASIIGDDLVLQTIDETGDLTTLYLIWEHFQNAQYLSDVDVLIENFTTKQKSGTEIIIVGDESHLNDWNIKQIQNLKFELKKLIPPIDKKEHKIESDTDNFKISLKLGNFPYEGYSNLTEDIEPYPLFDLFDYRVTGTVSKEGIAKLKFENKRVKNSPIEIIKEFKVLLNQDKNKNAEAYCGEVKIDFRVFDRDPSSIDGLIERGLKDPITGEYVGRREARIILDTFNGIGVYRNGFRLRPLGDAGYDWLSLDNERVQNPSLKIGCDQVIGFIHIESEEKSKLEEKAARDGIKETAEYFGLKEIVKQVLKELENRRFIYRQSVGLGRSNRDLSEKINGLYNFKDLKEKINKELDNLGIEEKKKEKINKIISEKEEKNNKIADELKQAIALYQGQATVGKIINIVLHEGRKPLGYFKNQIPLINEWKEELVTHYDQNTLDKILNRLSVIDEQTNIFIKLFGKLDPLSSKKRDKKKDFVLRKIIENVKDVFLSELSNQSIEYNIDCDEKLTCFGWQEDFYIVLTNLVDNSIYWLQSIEDRAKQISIKAYEEDDLLIIEYKDNGPGIEKHLIESEVIFEPEFSNKTGGGSGLGLAIAGEAIGRNEGELKAIYSESGAFFKIEVPIQ